Below is a genomic region from Sinobacterium norvegicum.
ATAACGGTAAAGCTGCGCCAGTCTCGATGGGCTGGCTGCCATCAAGGGTTACGAGGGAATTTTTGAAAATCAGGGCGACGCTTTTCGTTAAAGGCGTTGCGGCCCTCCTGCCCCTCTTCCGTCATGTAAAACATCATCGTGGCGTTACCAGCCAACTCCTGCAAACCCGACTGGCCATCACAATCTGCGTTCAACGATGCCTTAAGGCAGCGCAGTGCCATTGGGCTATGTTGTAACACCTCACGACACCAGCGTACGGTTTCTTTTGCCAAGTCTTTCACCGGTACCACAGTGTTTACCAACCCCATAGCCTCGGCTTCATTTGCATCATAAAAACGGCAGAGAAACCATATTTCCCGCGCTTTTTTCTGGCCGACTATCCGCGCCATGTAAGAGGCGCCCCAGCCACCATCAAACGATCCCACCTTTGGCCCTGTTTGACCAAACTGAGCGTTGTCTGCAGCAATTGTTAAGTCGCACATCATATGCAAAACATGGCCACCACCGATAGCGTAGCCCGCCACTGACGC
It encodes:
- the menB gene encoding 1,4-dihydroxy-2-naphthoyl-CoA synthase, which encodes MARTIGISEEELYAPVEWQDLSTGYQDISFHKSADGIGKITINRPQVRNAFRPLTVQEMIDAMSKARYDADIGVIILTGLGDEAFCSGGDQSVRGDYGGYKDDQGTHHLNVLDLQRQIRTCPKPVIASVAGYAIGGGHVLHMMCDLTIAADNAQFGQTGPKVGSFDGGWGASYMARIVGQKKAREIWFLCRFYDANEAEAMGLVNTVVPVKDLAKETVRWCREVLQHSPMALRCLKASLNADCDGQSGLQELAGNATMMFYMTEEGQEGRNAFNEKRRPDFQKFPRNP